From the Candidatus Binatia bacterium genome, one window contains:
- a CDS encoding HNH endonuclease, with protein MLRSKALVLNRSFLPIHVTSVRRACVLLYGGIARAVDTTYETFDFARWCQAGPSEGERLGLIGRTMPVPRVIQLAVYDRVPRREVRFSRQNVYSRDGDTCQYCARRLPRSQLNLDHVLPRSQGGTSSWENVVCSCHRCNWRKGGRTPEQCGVRLLRKPRRPAWTPFLAETASRGRYSEWGPFLGVRATESC; from the coding sequence TTGCTCCGAAGCAAGGCCCTGGTGCTGAACCGAAGCTTCCTGCCGATCCACGTCACCTCCGTCCGCCGGGCCTGCGTGCTCTTATACGGAGGAATCGCCCGAGCCGTGGACACGACGTACGAGACGTTCGACTTCGCGCGCTGGTGCCAGGCGGGCCCGAGCGAGGGGGAGCGTCTCGGGCTCATCGGTCGGACGATGCCGGTCCCCCGGGTCATCCAACTCGCCGTCTACGATCGCGTGCCGCGCAGGGAGGTGCGGTTCAGTCGTCAGAACGTCTACTCGCGCGACGGCGACACCTGTCAGTACTGCGCGCGCCGTCTTCCTCGAAGCCAACTCAATCTCGATCATGTCTTGCCGCGATCGCAGGGGGGAACGTCGAGTTGGGAGAACGTCGTCTGCTCTTGTCACCGATGCAATTGGCGCAAGGGGGGGCGAACCCCCGAGCAGTGCGGGGTGCGTCTTCTTCGCAAACCCCGGCGTCCTGCATGGACTCCGTTTCTTGCCGAGACTGCGTCGCGCGGCCGGTATTCCGAGTGGGGACCGTTTCTCGGTGTGCGCGCGACGGAGTCGTGCTGA
- a CDS encoding DNA internalization-related competence protein ComEC/Rec2 yields the protein MGALSRRRPLGWRLPLPVAVAGLALGSELALLGSPYGLNIILTSVLVGPLVLLWHRRLGAVVLLSASCALCGHVRANGLVSGEPAFVGGPLRERTVRGVVELVRRGEWAPGVGWARLEVRVAETQERLRGPSVGDGIRVSVGRSRSPWEIGDEVEVRLTPRPVRGFCNGGRDRWARWLVDRGVQWTAWVRDDGNLTGVGPAPVRSVGGWVRRVRGDIGTRIDQSVGDPAAAVLRALVLGDKGRLTPALRETFARTGTAHLLAVSGMHLAIVASSVVAIARFALAVPRRLALGIALTRVAAPAGVLAAAAYALLTGGAVSTMRALGMAAVVGLGLCLRRRAVSFRALLFATGLLLLTDPDILRDLSFQLSFVSVAAILGLATRSRGTALGSAMSPGSGSARPRKAWAWLVSGVMVSLAAGVGTAPLAAHYFGMVSLVGVVANLVIGPLLGVGALGLGLVSALCGPWAPWVGRVGFVWAGQLIDLSIAIADWFGTWPHAAVPLELPGVATVLLGLAAIATMALRSRRWRRRAWLACGIVAAALWLRAPTGQMRLAALDVGQGDALLLEAPGGDLWVVDAGGLGGDFDTGASVVVPAVAARRGGSLRAVVLSHADRDHYGGLAAVIEALRPGEFLWNDRPSESRSFQALLEAARRGGAAQVAASAGKRFWDSRGEVELTVVHPPEASASFGRNDASLVLSARYGATRILFAGDIEARAERSLVRGGADLAATVLKVPHHASRTSSTAAFVRAVRPGLAIASLGTFNRFGFPAPEVSARYHRAGTRWRATGRWGEVVLVSDGQVERVETCRSD from the coding sequence GTGGGGGCGCTTTCTCGCCGGCGCCCGCTCGGGTGGAGGCTGCCGCTCCCTGTAGCCGTTGCCGGTCTGGCCCTGGGCTCGGAGCTGGCACTCCTCGGTAGCCCGTACGGGCTGAATATCATCTTGACGAGCGTGCTGGTCGGGCCGCTCGTTTTGCTGTGGCATCGTCGTCTCGGAGCGGTGGTGCTGCTTTCGGCCTCGTGCGCCCTCTGTGGGCATGTCCGGGCGAATGGGCTCGTCTCGGGGGAACCCGCGTTCGTCGGTGGGCCCCTTCGGGAGCGAACCGTTCGGGGCGTCGTGGAGTTGGTGCGACGCGGGGAGTGGGCGCCCGGGGTTGGCTGGGCGAGGCTCGAGGTGCGGGTGGCGGAGACGCAGGAGAGGCTGCGTGGGCCGTCTGTAGGGGACGGAATCCGGGTATCGGTGGGCCGGAGTCGAAGCCCCTGGGAAATTGGGGACGAGGTCGAGGTGCGGCTGACGCCGCGGCCTGTCCGAGGTTTCTGCAATGGCGGCCGGGACCGGTGGGCCCGCTGGCTCGTCGACCGCGGCGTCCAATGGACCGCCTGGGTGCGCGACGATGGGAATCTCACCGGCGTCGGCCCGGCCCCGGTGCGCTCCGTCGGGGGCTGGGTGAGGCGGGTCCGTGGCGACATCGGAACGCGGATCGACCAGAGCGTCGGCGATCCGGCAGCGGCTGTGCTGCGGGCACTCGTGTTGGGGGACAAGGGGCGTCTCACGCCGGCCCTCCGCGAGACGTTCGCCCGGACGGGTACGGCGCACCTTCTCGCGGTGTCCGGGATGCATCTCGCCATCGTGGCCTCGAGTGTGGTCGCAATCGCCCGATTTGCGTTGGCCGTGCCGCGCCGGCTCGCGCTGGGGATCGCGCTCACCCGAGTCGCGGCACCTGCGGGTGTTCTTGCTGCGGCTGCCTACGCACTCCTGACTGGCGGGGCCGTCTCGACGATGCGCGCGCTCGGGATGGCCGCGGTGGTGGGGCTCGGCCTCTGCCTTCGCCGCCGGGCGGTGTCGTTTCGTGCGCTCCTCTTCGCAACCGGACTTTTGTTGCTGACCGACCCCGACATCCTGCGGGACCTTTCGTTCCAGCTCTCGTTCGTGTCCGTCGCGGCGATTCTGGGGCTGGCCACGCGGTCTCGCGGGACCGCGCTCGGGAGTGCCATGTCGCCTGGCTCCGGATCGGCACGGCCCCGGAAGGCGTGGGCCTGGTTGGTGAGCGGCGTGATGGTCTCGCTCGCAGCGGGAGTCGGCACGGCGCCGCTCGCAGCGCACTACTTCGGAATGGTGTCTCTGGTCGGTGTTGTCGCGAATCTGGTCATCGGGCCCTTGCTGGGCGTTGGTGCGCTGGGTCTGGGGCTGGTCAGTGCCCTCTGCGGCCCGTGGGCGCCGTGGGTCGGCCGGGTCGGGTTCGTTTGGGCCGGGCAGCTCATCGATCTTTCGATTGCTATCGCGGACTGGTTCGGCACGTGGCCCCATGCGGCGGTCCCGCTCGAGCTTCCGGGTGTCGCGACCGTGCTGTTGGGGCTCGCTGCGATCGCGACGATGGCACTGCGGTCGCGCCGGTGGCGAAGAAGGGCCTGGCTGGCCTGCGGGATCGTCGCGGCAGCCCTCTGGTTACGGGCGCCGACCGGGCAGATGAGGTTGGCCGCACTCGACGTCGGCCAGGGGGACGCTCTGCTCCTGGAGGCGCCGGGAGGGGACCTATGGGTCGTGGATGCCGGTGGGCTCGGCGGCGACTTCGATACCGGGGCGAGTGTCGTGGTTCCCGCCGTGGCGGCCCGCCGGGGTGGCTCTCTGCGCGCCGTGGTCCTATCCCACGCGGATCGCGACCACTACGGCGGTCTCGCCGCCGTGATCGAGGCGCTGCGGCCGGGCGAATTTTTGTGGAATGACAGGCCTTCGGAGTCTCGCAGCTTTCAGGCGCTCCTGGAGGCGGCGCGTCGGGGGGGAGCCGCCCAAGTGGCCGCGAGCGCCGGGAAACGCTTTTGGGACTCCCGCGGGGAGGTGGAGCTCACCGTTGTACACCCGCCGGAAGCGAGCGCGTCCTTTGGCCGCAACGATGCCTCGCTGGTGCTGTCCGCGCGCTACGGCGCCACCCGCATCTTGTTCGCCGGTGACATCGAAGCGCGAGCCGAGCGCAGTCTGGTCCGGGGTGGAGCGGATCTGGCGGCGACAGTGCTCAAGGTGCCGCACCACGCAAGCCGGACGTCGAGCACGGCGGCATTCGTTCGCGCCGTGCGCCCAGGGCTCGCGATCGCGTCCCTCGGAACCTTCAACCGCTTTGGTTTTCCGGCTCCAGAGGTCAGCGCACGCTACCACCGTGCAGGCACTCGGTGGCGGGCGACCGGACGGTGGGGCGAGGTCGTCCTGGTCAGCGATGGCCAGGTCGAGCGGGTCGAAACGTGCCGCTCGGACTGA
- the uvrC gene encoding excinuclease ABC subunit UvrC has protein sequence MTPPPPPSEEGPADRLEAQLEAVPPRPGVYLLKDASGGVLYVGKAKSLRARVQSYFRGGDGRYQIEFLVRKIEDVECLVTRNEKEALILENNLIKQYKPRYNVRLKDDKSYVSVKITSRDEWPRVLVTRKIVKDGSRYFGPFHSASAVRGTIDVIRKVFPLRTCSDAVFRNRSRPCLEYQIKRCLAPCVLPVDRQDYEGHLRSAALLLQGRDSQLTRLLEDRMARASEDLHFEEAARLRDQLKAIATTGERQQVVAHAGVDQDVFGLYREGGFIEVQVLIVRAGRLTANQSFGFGDWEFPDDEVLGAMLTQFYQGNRAVAREVLLPVGLEDHAARVELLRERRDGAVEILVPQRGAKRALVELATQNAQQAFFERRDAQERLAHTADELQRRLHLRSAPKRLECVDISTFQGGETVGSVVAFDEGRPDTSRYRRYRIKTVVGTDDFASMREMLTRRLSAGLRRDDLPDLLVIDGGRGQLGIALAVCSELGVEGLDVVGLAKARALSDAQASEVQRVEERVFLPGRTNPVVLARNSNALFLLQQVRDEAHRFAVTYHKKLRDRARLRSPLDEIVGVGATRRKAILRHFGSVARVRAASVEDVAAVPGIGRALAETVKAALEGM, from the coding sequence GTGACGCCGCCGCCGCCGCCGTCCGAGGAGGGCCCGGCGGATCGCCTCGAGGCCCAGCTCGAAGCGGTTCCGCCGCGTCCGGGCGTCTATCTCCTGAAAGATGCCTCGGGCGGCGTGCTCTACGTCGGCAAGGCCAAGAGCCTGCGCGCTCGCGTTCAGAGCTACTTCCGGGGAGGTGACGGCCGGTATCAGATCGAGTTCCTGGTGCGGAAGATCGAGGATGTCGAGTGTCTGGTCACGCGCAACGAGAAGGAAGCGCTGATCCTCGAGAATAACCTCATCAAGCAGTACAAACCGCGGTACAACGTCCGGCTGAAGGACGACAAGTCGTACGTCAGCGTGAAGATCACGTCGCGTGACGAATGGCCCCGCGTGCTGGTGACGCGCAAGATCGTGAAGGACGGGAGTCGCTACTTCGGTCCGTTCCATTCCGCGTCGGCGGTGCGCGGTACGATCGACGTCATCCGCAAAGTTTTCCCGCTTCGGACCTGTAGCGACGCCGTGTTCCGGAACCGCTCACGGCCGTGTCTCGAGTACCAGATCAAACGATGTCTCGCGCCGTGCGTTCTGCCAGTGGATCGCCAGGACTACGAGGGGCACCTGCGGTCGGCGGCGCTCCTCTTGCAAGGTCGAGATTCTCAGCTGACGCGCCTGCTCGAGGACCGGATGGCGCGGGCTTCGGAAGACCTCCACTTCGAGGAGGCGGCGCGGCTTCGCGATCAACTGAAGGCCATCGCGACGACCGGTGAACGCCAGCAGGTCGTCGCGCACGCCGGGGTCGATCAGGACGTGTTCGGTTTGTACCGCGAAGGCGGCTTCATCGAAGTGCAGGTCCTGATCGTTCGTGCCGGGCGGCTGACTGCGAACCAGTCGTTCGGTTTTGGCGACTGGGAGTTCCCGGACGACGAGGTCCTCGGCGCAATGCTCACGCAGTTCTATCAGGGCAACCGGGCCGTGGCGCGCGAGGTGTTGCTGCCGGTGGGGTTGGAAGATCACGCCGCGCGCGTCGAACTTCTTCGCGAGCGACGAGACGGGGCCGTCGAGATCCTGGTGCCGCAGCGGGGTGCAAAGCGCGCCCTGGTCGAGCTGGCGACCCAGAACGCGCAGCAGGCTTTCTTCGAGCGTCGAGACGCTCAGGAGCGGCTGGCGCACACGGCCGACGAGCTTCAGCGCCGTCTCCACCTACGAAGCGCGCCGAAGCGGCTCGAATGCGTGGACATCTCGACGTTCCAGGGGGGCGAAACCGTGGGGTCGGTCGTTGCGTTCGACGAGGGCCGGCCGGACACGAGCCGGTACCGGCGGTACCGGATCAAGACGGTCGTTGGCACCGATGACTTTGCGAGTATGCGCGAGATGCTCACCCGCCGGCTTTCGGCGGGCTTGCGCCGCGACGATCTTCCCGACCTGCTCGTGATCGACGGTGGCCGGGGCCAGCTCGGGATCGCGCTCGCAGTGTGCTCGGAGTTGGGGGTCGAGGGGCTCGACGTCGTCGGCCTGGCAAAGGCACGAGCGCTCAGTGATGCGCAGGCCTCGGAGGTTCAGAGGGTGGAGGAGCGCGTGTTCCTTCCCGGGCGCACAAACCCGGTCGTTCTCGCGCGCAATTCGAATGCGCTCTTTTTGCTGCAGCAGGTTCGCGACGAGGCGCACCGTTTCGCAGTGACGTATCACAAGAAGCTCCGTGACCGGGCGCGGCTTCGGTCGCCCCTGGACGAGATCGTCGGCGTGGGCGCGACGCGCCGGAAAGCGATTTTGAGGCACTTCGGCAGCGTGGCGCGGGTTCGGGCGGCATCGGTGGAGGACGTCGCCGCTGTGCCGGGGATTGGTCGTGCACTTGCCGAGACCGTCAAGGCCGCGCTCGAAGGCATGTAG
- a CDS encoding Rne/Rng family ribonuclease has translation MRKQIVVNSSAIETRVALTEGNALAELHLESAGDHSIVGHVFKGKVLRVLPGMQAAFVEIGLDKAAFMHVSDFWDPPQRDEHADEADDGHDDGDPMAAFAEDADVEEDPAEVVTAEDDPAEPDDVELEDETEIDATDEAEEAEPDDEPEEEDEEEREDDAPAKPAIQDVLSKGQEVLVQISKEPIGTKGARITSHISLPGRFVVYTPTSDHIGVSRRIDNEPERKRLREIVESGRTKGSGGYIVRTACEGISKREILADMKFLSRLWANILKKNADSPAPSQLHEDLDIVLRSIRDLFTSDVDKVVVDHPADHDRIIEFIDGVLQPKLKSRVELYDDSEPVFDRFGIETQVRRGLERRVWLKSGGYLVFDQTEALTTIDVNTGRFVGKSTHEETVLKTNLEAAGVSIDQLRLRNIGGIIIIDFIDMEKAANRKKVSDAIAEAVKRDKARTNILRISELGLVQMTRKRTRDNLRQLITSPCPTCSGDGRLRSIESLAAQVMRDARRHVGSAGNVASLRVKVSTELAEALRKRFQKGVAETRKDLGVSIDVRADQNLARGEWEIEVTSTGDTEPAADGEG, from the coding sequence GTGCGTAAACAGATCGTCGTCAACAGTTCCGCCATCGAAACCCGCGTCGCCCTAACTGAAGGCAACGCGCTTGCCGAGTTGCACCTCGAGAGCGCGGGCGACCACTCGATCGTCGGCCACGTGTTCAAGGGGAAGGTTCTGCGGGTGCTTCCGGGCATGCAGGCCGCCTTCGTGGAGATCGGCCTCGATAAGGCCGCTTTCATGCATGTGTCGGATTTCTGGGATCCTCCACAGCGCGACGAGCACGCGGACGAAGCCGACGACGGCCATGATGACGGGGATCCGATGGCAGCGTTCGCCGAGGACGCCGACGTCGAGGAAGACCCCGCCGAAGTCGTCACGGCCGAGGACGACCCGGCGGAGCCGGACGACGTCGAGCTCGAGGATGAGACCGAGATCGACGCGACCGACGAAGCCGAAGAGGCGGAACCGGACGACGAGCCCGAGGAGGAGGACGAGGAGGAACGCGAGGACGACGCGCCCGCCAAGCCCGCGATTCAGGATGTCCTGAGCAAGGGCCAGGAAGTCCTGGTCCAGATCTCGAAGGAACCGATCGGCACCAAGGGCGCCCGGATCACGTCCCACATCTCGCTGCCCGGCCGCTTCGTGGTCTACACGCCGACGTCCGATCACATCGGTGTCTCCCGCCGAATCGACAATGAGCCCGAGCGCAAACGCCTTCGCGAGATCGTCGAGTCGGGCAGGACCAAGGGCAGCGGCGGCTACATCGTCCGAACCGCGTGCGAGGGGATCAGCAAGCGCGAGATCCTCGCTGACATGAAGTTCCTGAGCCGGTTGTGGGCCAACATTCTGAAGAAAAACGCGGACTCGCCGGCTCCCAGCCAGCTCCACGAGGACCTCGACATCGTCCTCCGCTCGATCCGCGATCTCTTCACGAGTGATGTGGACAAGGTGGTGGTCGACCACCCTGCCGACCACGATCGCATCATCGAGTTCATCGACGGAGTGCTGCAACCCAAGCTCAAATCACGGGTCGAACTCTACGACGACAGCGAGCCCGTCTTCGACCGATTCGGCATCGAGACCCAGGTTCGCCGGGGCCTAGAGCGACGTGTCTGGCTCAAATCGGGCGGCTATCTGGTGTTCGATCAGACCGAGGCCCTCACGACGATCGACGTGAACACCGGACGCTTCGTCGGCAAGAGCACCCACGAGGAAACGGTCCTGAAGACCAACCTCGAGGCGGCCGGGGTCTCGATCGATCAGCTTCGCCTGCGAAACATCGGCGGCATCATCATCATCGACTTCATCGACATGGAGAAGGCCGCCAACCGCAAGAAGGTCAGCGACGCCATCGCTGAGGCGGTGAAGCGCGACAAGGCCCGGACCAACATTCTGCGGATCTCCGAGCTCGGCCTCGTACAGATGACCCGCAAGCGCACCCGCGACAACCTTCGCCAGCTCATCACGTCGCCCTGCCCCACGTGCTCGGGCGACGGACGGCTCCGTTCGATCGAGTCCCTCGCCGCGCAGGTGATGCGTGACGCCCGGCGCCACGTCGGGTCGGCCGGGAACGTCGCTTCGTTGCGCGTAAAGGTCTCTACGGAACTCGCAGAGGCGCTGCGCAAGCGTTTCCAGAAGGGCGTGGCCGAAACCCGCAAAGACCTCGGCGTCTCCATCGACGTCCGAGCCGACCAGAACCTCGCCCGCGGCGAATGGGAGATCGAGGTGACGTCGACCGGCGACACCGAGCCTGCCGCCGACGGCGAAGGCTAG